Proteins from a genomic interval of Symmachiella macrocystis:
- a CDS encoding ATP-binding cassette domain-containing protein encodes MLNFSGVSKSYGKKQVLAPTDLHVESGKITVLIGPSGCGKSTLLRLMIGLIAPDAGRIEFEGIDLGHADIESLRHKMGYVIQDGGLFPHLTAAQNVGLLARHLNWKEETVRARMAELAELTHFPMEGLDRYPVQLSGGQRQRVSLMRALMLDPDLLLLDEPLGALDPLIRTDLQVELREIFAALKKTVVLVTHDIGEAGFFGDRIILMREGNIIQSGTLDELVNQPADPFVTRFINAQRSPLAALSGGDR; translated from the coding sequence ATGCTCAATTTCAGCGGCGTTTCTAAATCGTATGGCAAAAAACAGGTACTGGCGCCGACGGACCTGCACGTCGAATCGGGCAAGATCACCGTATTGATCGGGCCGAGTGGCTGTGGCAAATCGACGCTGCTGCGATTGATGATCGGCTTGATCGCGCCGGATGCGGGACGGATTGAATTCGAGGGAATCGATCTGGGCCATGCCGACATTGAGTCCCTACGACACAAAATGGGCTACGTGATCCAAGACGGCGGCCTGTTTCCGCATTTAACGGCGGCGCAAAATGTGGGCCTCTTGGCACGGCACTTGAATTGGAAAGAGGAGACCGTTCGCGCACGGATGGCCGAGTTGGCGGAATTGACACATTTTCCCATGGAGGGTTTGGATCGCTATCCGGTACAACTGTCCGGCGGACAGCGACAGCGCGTCAGTTTGATGCGGGCTTTGATGCTCGATCCCGATTTGTTGCTCTTGGACGAACCGTTGGGCGCACTCGACCCGCTGATCCGCACCGACTTGCAAGTCGAACTACGGGAGATCTTTGCCGCCTTAAAAAAAACCGTGGTGCTGGTCACGCACGATATCGGGGAGGCAGGCTTCTTCGGCGATCGCATTATTCTGATGCGCGAAGGAAACATCATCCAATCCGGCACGCTGGACGAACTCGTCAATCAACCAGCCGATCCGTTTGTGACACGATTCATCAACGCACAACGTTCTCCGCTCGCCGCCCTGTCGGGAGGGGATCGATGA